One Brassica napus cultivar Da-Ae chromosome A1, Da-Ae, whole genome shotgun sequence genomic region harbors:
- the LOC106351290 gene encoding myosin-binding protein 7, with product MESRDLIQCCDCGCHHSSPRSNNQFSNNPKVHIENECELLRQTVTSQQQSIQDLYDELEKERNAASSAADESMNVMQRLQHDKAELQMELRQYKVYAGEKMEHDLQEILALEEVVSQREQTILALECEAQGYKHRMMSYGITEGEANGDMSLVDAYDYDYEYEYPSLKCNINENQDSLGADVYVADDENYPPADSPRGRVHLRSLDQRISQIETNPSLDGGFRVASEKDDVFVESENYKHVSYTENDDNAKGGGESLDIGDEMSDRVYTIDSGHHGGVTEQKVEVGNVEQVEHGDPDITKLYMRLQALEADRESMKEALLSMRTEKAQMVLLKELAQHLSKEVVPQRRLPLRKTSADGTLAFTPVFKWITSFVSWRRKARQSKYMYGMSTNSLGLQMVLEKVPRSRNWRCLRSTQV from the exons ATGGAATCGAGAGATCTAATCCAATGCTGCGACTGTGGATGCCACCATTCCTCTCCACGCTCTAACAACCAATTCTCCAACAATCCCAAAGTCCACATCGAGAACGAATGCGAATTGCTTCGCCAAACAGTCACATCTCAACAACAATCGATCCAAGACCTCTACGACGAGCTCGAAAAGGAGCGCAACGCCGCTTCCTCGGCCGCGGACGAGTCCATGAACGTGATGCAGAGGCTGCAGCACGACAAGGCCGAGCTCCAGATGGAGCTAAGGCAGTACAAGGTTTACGCCGGGGAGAAGATGGAGCACGATCTCCAAGAGATTTTGGCCTTGGAGGAGGTGGTTAGTCAAAGAGAGCAGACGATCTTGGCTCTTGAGTGCGAGGCTCAGGGCTATAAGCATAGGATGATGAGTTATGGGATCACTGAGGGAGAAGCTAATGGTGACATGAGCTTGGTTGATGCTTATGATTATGATTATGAATATGAGTATCCTTCTTTGAAGTGTAATATAAATGAGAATCAAGATTCTTTGGGGGCTGATGTTTATGTTGCTGATGATGAGAACTATCCACCGGCGGATTCGCCACGTGGGAGAGTTCATTTGAGGAGTTTGGATCAAAGAATCAGCCAGATCGAGACGAATCCTAGCCTGGATGGTGGTTTCAGGGTTGCTTCAGAGAAGGATGATGTTTTTGTTGAATCTGAAAACTACAAACATGTCTCGTATACAGAGAATGATGATAATGCTAAAGGAGGTGGTGAGTCATTGGATATAGGAGATGAGATGAGTGATAGAGTTTATACTATTGACTCTGGCCATCACGGCGGCGTAACTGAGCAGAAGGTAGAGGTTGGGAATGTGGAACAAGTGGAGCACGGTGATCCTGATATAACGAAACTCTACATGAGGCTGCAGGCGCTGGAGGCTGACAGGGAGTCTATGAAAGAAGCGCTTCTTTCTATGAGGACTGAGAAGGCTCAGATGGTGCTGTTGAAAGAACTCGCTCAGCATTTGTCGAAGGAAGTTGTGCCTCAACGGAGGTTGCCTTTAAGGAAAACATCCGCTGATGGGACATTGGCTTTTACGCCTGTCTTTAAG TGGATCACATCGTTTGTTTCCTGGAGAAGAAAGGCTCGTCAAAGCAA GTACATGTATGGGATGTCAACAAACAGCTTGGGTCTGCAAATGGTTCTAGAAAAGGTCCCTCGATCACGGAATTGGCGATGTCTCAGGAGCACGCAAGTGTGA
- the LOC106351269 gene encoding E3 ubiquitin-protein ligase PUB24-like, giving the protein MDHVDEEIEIPNYFLCPISLEIMKDPVTAVSGITYDRQSIVQWLEKVPSCPVTKQHLPLDSDLTPNHTLRRLIQHWCDENATRGVARIPTPRAPPGKLNIVEEIKNLKKFVVEGREETLKKLEVLAMEGETNRRMMCEAGVHRSLILFVVKCTLEEEEEGQHLNGHLDESLRLLHLIGVPLNDARALLIENDQILESLTLILHQQDFINKAYTIVLLRNLTGNASSHIVQRFGAEILKGIIGFLKDVVISSFNLTNPSVSATLQPSSSSVRSKLDRSLVIKRGVTAALMILLETSSWSQNRTILVDLGAVSQLIELEISYSGEKRTTELVLGILSHLCCCADGRGEMLAHGGGIAIVTKRVLWISTAADDRALSILSTLSKFSPENEVVNEMVCVGTVEKLCSVLRVDCGLSLKEKAREILRDHFDEWKRFTCIDVPLLTKLLSS; this is encoded by the exons atggATCATGTAGATGAAGAGATCGAGATCCCTAACTACTTTCTCTGCCCTATTTCACTAGAGATTATGAAAGATCCAGTCACGGCCGTTTCTGGCATCACATACGACCGTCAAAGTATCGTTCAATGGCTAGAGAAGGTCCCATCTTGTCCCGTGACGAAGCAGCATCTTCCTTTAGACTCCGATCTTACGCCTAACCATACGCTTCGCCGTCTGATACAACACTGGTGTGACGAGAACGCGACGCGTGGCGTTGCTAGAATCCCTACGCCTAGAGCTCCTCCAGGGAAGCTTAACATCGTTGAGGAGATCAAGAATCTCAAAAAGTTTGTAGTAGAAG GAAGAGAAGAAACGTTGAAGAAGCTTGAAGTTTTGGCTATGGAGGGAGAGACAAATAGGAGAATGATGTGTGAAGCAGGCGTACATAGATCTTTGATCTTGTTCGTAGTCAAGTGTactcttgaagaagaagaggagggaCAACATCTCAATGGACACCTAGATGAATCTCTACGTCTTCTTCACTTGATCGGTGTTCCATTAAACGACGCAAGAGCACTCTTGATCGAAAACGATCAAATCTTGGAATCATTGACTCTGATCTTACACCAGCAAGACTTCATCAACAAGGCTTACACAATCGTTCTCTTGAGGAATCTAACGGGAAATGCTTCCTCTCATATCGTCCAAAGGTTCGGTGCCGAGATTTTGAAAGGGATCATAGGTTTTCTCAAGGATGTAGTAATAAGTAGTTTCAATCTCACTAACCCTAGCGTGAGTGCTACGTTACAACCATCAAGTTCTAGCGTGAGGTCAAAACTTGATCGTAGCCTTGTTATCAAACGTGGTGTGACTGCAGCACTAATGATTCTTCTAGAGACCTCTTCTTGGAGCCAGAACCGAACCATCCTCGTGGATCTTGGCGCGGTTTCGCAACTCATCGAACTCGAAATAAGCTACAGCGGCGAGAAGAGAACCACTGAACTTGTGTTGGGAATCTTGTCTCATTTATGTTGCTGCGCAGATGGTAGAGGCGAGATGCTTGCTCATGGAGGCGGAATCGCGATTGTGACAAAACGGGTATTGTGGATTTCGACTGCAGCAGACGATAGAGCACTCTCTATCCTAAGCACACTGTCCAAATTCTCGCCGGAGAACGAAGTAGTGAACGAGATGGTTTGTGTCGGGACGGTTGAGAAGCTTTGTTCGGTCCTGAGAGTGGACTGTGGTTTGAGCTTGAAGGAGAAAGCGAGAGAGATACTTAGAGATCATTTTGATGAGTGGAAGAGGTTCACATGCATCGATGTACCTCTGCTTACTAAGCTTCTAAGCTCTTAG
- the LOC106351278 gene encoding T-complex protein 1 subunit eta, producing MASMMQPQIILLKEGTDTSQGKAQLLSNINAVTGVGDVVRTTLGPRGMDKLIHDDKGSVTISNDGATIMKLLDIVHPAAKILVDIAKSQDSEVGDGTTTVVLLAAEFLKEAKPFVEDGVHSQNLIRSYRTASTLAIEKVKELAVSIEGKSVEEKKGLLAKCAATTLSSKLIGGEKEFFATMVVDAVMAIGDDDRLNLIGIKKVPGGNMRDSFLVDGVAFKKTFSYAGFEQQPKKFLNPKILLLNIELELKSEKENAEIRLSDPSQYQSIVDAEWNIIYDKLDKCVESGAKVVLSRLAIGDLATQYFADRDIFCAGRVAEEDLNRVAAAAGGTVQTSVNNIIPEVLGTCEIFEEKQVGGERFNIFSGCPSGRTATIVLRGGADQFIEEAERSLHDAIMIVRRAVKNSTVVPGGGAIDMEISKYLRQHSRTIAGKSQLFINSYAKALEVIPRQLCDNAGFDATDVLNKLRQKHAMQSGEGASYGVDINTGGIADSFANFVWEPAVVKINAINAATEAACLILSVDETVKNPKSESAQGDAAGAMGRGRGGGRGRGMRRR from the exons ATGGCGTCGATGATG CAACCGCAAATCATTCTGCTGAAGGAAGGCACAGACACTTCTCAGGGGAAAGCGCAGCTGCTCAGCAACATCAACGCCGTCACGGGGGTCGGCGACGTGGTTCGAACCACGCTCGGGCCGCGAGGGATGGACAAGCTCATCCACGACGATAAGGGATCCGTCACCATTTCCAACGACGGCGCTACCATCATGAAGCTCCTCGACATCGTTCACCCCGCCGCTAAGATCCTCGTCGACATCGCCAAATCTCAAGACTCAGAG GTAGGTGATGGGACGACTACAGTTGTGCTTCTTGCAGCTGAGTTTTTGAAGGAGGCTAAGCCGTTTGTTGAGGATGGTGTTCACTCTCAGAATCTCATTAGGAGTTATCGCACTGCGAGCACTTTG GCGATTGAGAAGGTGAAAGAACTCGCTGTTAGCATTGAGGGGAAGAGTGTGGAGGAGAAGAAAGGTCTGTTGGCTAAGTGTGCTGCTACTACTCTTTCGTCGAAGCTTATTGGTGGAGAGAAGGAGTTTTTTGCTACAATGGTTGTTGATGCTGTTATGGCCATTGGGGATGACGACAGGCTTAATTTGATTGGGATCAAAAAG GTTCCTGGTGGTAACATGAGAGACTCTTTCCTAGTTGACGGTGTGGCTTTCAAAAAGACATTCTCATATGCGGGTTTTGAACAACAGCCAAAGAAGTTTCTTAATCCGAAAATCCTTCTTCTTAACATCGAGCTGGAGTTGAAATCTGAGAAGGAAAACGCTGAGATTAG GCTATCGGATCCATCACAGTACCAGTCAATAGTGGATGCAGAATGGAATATCATTTATGACAAGCTAGACAAATGTGTCGAAAGTGGAGCAAAAGTTGTTCTTTCTCGATTGGCTATTGGTGATCTAGCTACTCAG TATTTTGCAGATCGTGATATTTTCTGCGCTGGCCGTGTAGCAGAAGAAGATCTTAATCGCGTGGCTGCTGCCGCTGGTGGAACAGTCCAGACAAGTGTTAACAATATAATACCCGAG GTTCTCGGAACTTGTGAGATATTTGAGGAAAAACAAGTTGGTGGGGAGAGGTTCAACATATTCAGTGGTTGCCCTTCAGGACGTACAGCAACTATTGTCCTTCGTGGTGGAGCTGATCAG TTCATCGAAGAAGCTGAGCGGAGTTTACATGATGCTATTATGATTGTGAGGAGAGCTGTGAAGAACTCAACTGTTGTTCCTGGAGGTGGAGCTATAGAT ATGGAGATAAGCAAGTACCTGAGGCAGCATTCACGAACTATTGCCGGGAAGTCTCAGCTTTTCATTAACTCGTATGCAAAGGCCCTGGAG GTTATTCCACGACAATTATGTGACAATGCTGGATTTGATGCAACTGATGTGCTGAATAAATTAAGACAAAAACACGCCATGCAAAGCG GTGAAGGAGCTTCGTATGGAGTGGACATTAACACTGGTGGAATAGCTGATTCATTTGCTAACTTCGTCTGGGAACCAGCAGTTGTGAAG ATTAATGCTATAAACGCTGCGACTGAAGCAGCTTGCCTTATCCTTAGTGTGGACGAAACTGTGAAGAACCCTAAA TCTGAGAGCGCACAGGGAGATGCAGCAGGTGCTATGGGGAGAGGACGCGGTGGTGGTCGTGGCCGTGGCATGAGAAGGCGATAA
- the LOC106351260 gene encoding putative phosphatidylglycerol/phosphatidylinositol transfer protein DDB_G0282179: MSRFSLVIFCFLFVSTIVRATDVEYCDGNKEYEVKVQGVNILPYPIVRGEPATFSISSNTDNVISSGKLVIEVSYFGWHIHSETHDLCDETKCPVAVGDFLVAHSQVLPGYTPHGSYSLKMKMVDGHKKELTCIKFSFEIGLVSSLAAYI, from the exons ATGTCGAGATTTTCTCTAGTTATCTTTTGCTTTCTCTTTGTCTCAACGATTGTCAGAGCCACCGATGTCGAGTACTGCG ATGGTAACAAAGAGTATGAAGTAAAGGTCCAAGGAGTTAATATATTGCCTTATCCTATAGTTAGAGGCGAGCCAGCTACTTTCAGCATTTCTTCTAACACAG ACAATGTGATCTCAAGCGGAAAGCTGGTGATCGAAGTGTCATACTTTGGATGGCATATTCATTCTGAGACACATGATCTTTGTGATGAAACAAAATGTCCAGTGGCAGTTGGAGATTTCTTGGTAGCGCACTCGCAAGTTCTACCCGGTTATACTCCTCAT GGTTCATACTCACTTAAAATGAAGATGGTTGATGGGCACAAGAAGGAGTTAACATGCATCAAATTCTCATTTGAGATTGGACTTGTTTCATCCTTGGCCGCCTACATTTAG
- the BNAANNG09470D gene encoding protein RISC-INTERACTING CLEARING 3'-5' EXORIBONUCLEASE 1, translating to MANFDGPGFSMVDESWIQTKAIDIEPSTDISPYLSRILEDCVWNGNRAIVFDVYWDVESVNTKSEQRLSSVKLSTKNLCLFLRLPNQFTDNLKDLYRFFASKFVTFVGVQIGEDLVLLKENHGIVIRSSLEIGKLAAVARGTPIVEFLGARELAHKILSCDMSRLDSIQSKWDEAGGDDRLEAAAIEGWLIYNVYDQLQQ from the coding sequence ATGGCCAACTTCGATGGTCCAGGATTCTCAATGGTTGACGAATCTTGGATCCAGACCAAAGCCATCGACATAGAACCCTCAACCGACATCTCTCCTTACCTCTCCCGTATCCTAGAAGACTGCGTCTGGAACGGGAACAGAGCCATCGTCTTCGACGTCTACTGGGACGTTGAATCAGTGAACACAAAGTCCGAGCAGCGTCTCTCCTCAGTGAAGCTAAGCACCAAGAACCTCTGTCTCTTCCTCCGTCTACCAAACCAGTTCACCGACAACCTCAAGGACCTCTACCGCTTCTTTGCTTCCAAGTTCGTCACGTTCGTCGGCGTCCAGATCGGTGAGGATCTTGTTCTGCTTAAAGAGAATCACGGGATTGTGATCAGAAGCTCTCTGGAGATTGGGAAGTTGGCTGCTGTGGCTAGAGGAACTCCTATTGTGGAGTTTCTTGGAGCTAGAGAGTTGGCTCATAAGATACTTTCGTGTGATATGAGTAGACTTGATTCGATTCAGTCTAAGTGGGATGAAGCTGGGGGTGATGATCGTCTAGAAGCTGCAGCTATTGAAGGCTGGCTTATTTACAATGTCTATGATCAGTTGCAGCAGTGA